A genomic segment from Spinacia oleracea cultivar Varoflay chromosome 3, BTI_SOV_V1, whole genome shotgun sequence encodes:
- the LOC110796338 gene encoding DEAD-box ATP-dependent RNA helicase 36: MNEEAFVDTNFPLFSKKTKKSFSKHPQNSHIQVPKQNPEICIEEHLQIEKQTPLSNDNEDLSSTPNFSDLGLSEWATQTCLELGMKKPTQVQRYCIPKILAGNDVLGIAHTGSGKTAAFVLPILHSLADDPYGVLALVVTPTRELAFQLAEQFRALGSSLHVRCTVVVGGMDMITQSKALIQRPHIVITTPGRIKVLLEDNPDISSVFSRTKFLVLDEADRVLDVDFEEELRVIFKWLPKKRQTLLFSASKSGDLQALLELSSNKAFCFEAHEGLQTVDSLTQKYLTVPEHVKHIYLSYILSKMEDMGVRSAIVFFNSCSKCHKLAKMFEVLDQKVAELNSTLPTHGRLASIHRFKSGQVPILLATGVGERGLDIPTVDLVILYDIPRDPVAYVHRVGRTARAGRGGLVVSMVSGNEVELLHEIEAKLGKKMEEFEYKEKEALADMSKVNKARRVADMKLFDDGFDDSMKMRKKQRLKILAEKNQKRNKIL, encoded by the exons ATGAATGAAGAAGCATTTGTCGATACCAACTTTCCTTTATTTTCAAAGAAGACGAAGAAGAGTTTTTCCAAACACCCTCAAAATTCACACATTCAAGTCCCAAAACAAAACCCCGAAATATGTATTGAAGAACATCTACAAATCGAAAAGCAGACGCCGCTCTCTAATGATAATGAGGATTTGTCTTCCACTCCTAATTTCTCCGATTTAGGGCTTTCGGAATGGGCTACACAAACCTGTTTAGAGCTCGGAATGAAGAAACCAACTCAAGTACAACGATATTGCATTCCCAAAATACTTGCAGGAAATGATGTATTAGGTATTGCTCATACTGGAAGTGGGAAAACTGCTGCATTTGTCCTCCCAATCCTTCATAGCTTAGCAGACGATCCATATGGGGTTTTAGCTCTTGTTGTTACCCCTACTAGGGAATTAGCATTTCAATTGGCCGAGCAATTTCGTGCGCTTGGTTCATCGTTGCACGTTCGTTGTACGGTTGTAGTTGGTGGCATGGATATGATCACTCAGTCCAAGGCGTTAATACAAAGGCCGCATATTGTTATCACAACTCCGGGAAGAATTAAGGTGCTCCTTGAAGATAACCCTGATATATCTTCAGTCTTTTCCCGAACCAAG TTTCTTGTGTTAGACGAAGCTGATCGCGTTCTTGATGTTGACTTTGAGGAGGAGCTGAGAGTTATTTTCAAGTGGTTGCCTAAAAAACGgcaaactttattattttctgCATCGAAATCTGGTGATCTACAAGCACTGCTTGAGCTTTCTTCTAACAAGGCATTCTGTTTTGAGGCACATGAAGGCCTTCAAACTGTCGACTCTCTTACACAGAAGTATCTTACTGTTCCCGAacatgttaaacatatatatctTAGTTATATTTTATCAAAGATGGAAGATATGGGTGTACGGTCAGCCATTGTATTCTTCAATAGTTGCAG CAAGTGCCACAAACTGGCTAAGATGTTTGAAGTGCTTGATCAAAAGGTAGCAGAACTGAACTCCACATTACCAACGCATGGAAGACTAGCTTCTATACACCGTTTTAAGTCAGGGCAGGTTCCTATATTGCTGGCTACAGGAGTTGGCGAACGTGGGTTAGATATTCCGACGGTCGATTTAGTCATACTTTATGACATACCAAG GGATCCGGTTGCATATGTTCATAGGGTGGGACGTACTGCAAGGGCAGGTAGAGGGGGGCTTGTGGTCAGCATGGTTTCTGGG AATGAGGTGGAACTTCTGCACGAAATAGAAGCAAAACTTGGGAAGAAAATGGAAGAGTTTGAATATAAGGAAAAAGAGGCTCTTGCTGACATGTCTAAG GTTAACAAGGCAAGGAGGGTTGCGGATATGAAGCTGTTTGATGATGGCTTTGATGATTCAATGAAAATGCGCAAGAAGCAAAGGCTGAAAATTTTAGCTGAGAAGAACCAAAAGCGAAATAAAATACTATAA
- the LOC130469668 gene encoding uncharacterized protein gives MDANNKKPRKNNNLPQSTVITPTPVAQPTAVKPSLLPVSTSQVTPLTDPPPKALKSQISIAPPGFEDPNDVIIEDETSMEERAQDSPSPPQIQSNISALSQRFTPQQLLTASAVMKAMAELSSRRTEGNQIVVTGSRPVKTRVEEKGIALGAEKRSTRRRESVSEQEGSIPAGRESTPYHEEHIVQSPQPGWNRYEGYLPHQEPMRQTIHPKDSPLCRGILEQPMEKVKMPTCKYNGTTDPVNHSTAFEQHMMLYSDSDAMWCKVFQTTLSGVAADWYKKLPAGSIFSFRQIQKDFVRRFISKVERKKTSGELMSISQRPKEPLREYLTRFNNESITIPDLQQEIAVLALLRGMQECEFKRYLGRKSFTSLGEALRKANEYIRSDELMLISPMGGNQAVQSARKDHVPIQQHNYRKDNSRKEGHQQRGGYPNRQQPVGAYQVYTPLNTARATIYAVNKSAAWRKPLPMDTPGNNKNFCAFHNDHGHYTEHCKELKDNIEELVRRGYLSQYRVRQEGQGGNNRQGSSHSHAPYTPTQPGYSQPTGRIEQAPPSRQEIRSLPETSKDGADRGKRPTVWVISGGPVHGGTVSGAIRNLEEHRHLVSYHSARKWPEPTPLPVITFTSDDCGGIIYPHDDPLVLELEIANFPVKRCLIDGGSSANIIFWEAFTQLNIDHGELARVSYPVIGFSGASVYPEGSIRLPVQVGRGSSVRDLMVDFLVIKVPAAYNVIIGRPFIHNAQAVVSTYHLTMIYLSNLERTERVHGSQETARSCYLTAIKAPGRMVPKTNLAREANMPTKRKRGDLSMENFDERPVCIPRPAADGETREIELVEGVPERTVRIGADMEADQQVNLIGLLREHADVFAFSADEMPGISPDIIVHRLNVDKSVRPVKQKKRNFSNEKNAAIKEEVEKLLEAGFIEVWYHQVSLCKADRKKAAFITDSGVYSYKAMPFGLKNAGATYQKLVDRVFASQKGRNVEVYVDDSIVKSRLASDHIDDLRETFETLRRFRMKLNPKKCVFGVRSGKFLGFLVSERGIDANPDKVDAIMNLPEPGCIKDVQKLTGRMAALTRFISKSADRSLPFFNVLKQNKKFKWGETEKAAFEAHTVAAVLIIEKDKTQIPVYFVSHILQEAETRYSLIEKLGLAVLIAARKLRPYFDAHGIQVLTNYPLEKAMQKMDTSGRLLKWAIELSEFHMEYRPRMAIKAQALSDFIVEASYQEEEIKEGKWEVAVDGSVTKSGAGAGVIVTSPEGDQFEYAIKFSFQASNNEAEYEAAIAGIQICATAGARRLTLTTDSQLVANQFSGEYETKEDSMKRYAEKLKQSVA, from the exons ATGGATGCCAACAAcaaaaaacctagaaaaaacAACAATCTCCCACAATCAACAGTGATCACACCAACACCAGTAGCACAACCCACCGCAGTCAAACCTTCTCTCTTACCTGTCTCAACCAGCCAAGTCACACCACTTACCGATCCTCCCCCAAAAGCACTCAAGTCACAGATAAGCATTGCCCCCCCAGGTTTTGAAGATCCGAACGACGTGATCATAGAGGACGAAACGTCCATGGAAGAAAGGGCACAGGATTCCCCATCCCCCCCACAGATTCAGAGCAACATCTCGGCGTTGTCTCAAAGATTCACACCACAACAGCTGCTGACGGCTTCGGCCGTCATGAAGGCAATGGCTGAACTGTCCTCAAGGAGGACAGAGGGAAATCAGATCGTGGTTACCGGCAGTCGCCCGG TGAAAACCCGGGTAGAAGAAAAAGGCATAGCTCTCGGCGCAGAGAAAAGGTCCACTAGACGTCGGGAGTCGGTGTCAGAACAAGAAGGGTCGATTCCTGCTGGTAGGGAATCGACACCGTACCACGAGGAGCACATCGTACAGTCTCCACAGCCGGGTTGGAATAGATATGAAGGATATCTACCTCATCAGGAGCCGATGAGGCAAACCATACACCCCAAAGACTCCCCACTATGCAGGGGTATACTGGAGCAACCTATGGAGAAAGTAAAGATGCCGACGTGCAAATACAACGGAACCACAGACCCCGTAAATCATTCCACCGCTTTCGAACAACACATGATGCTGTATTCTGACTCAGATGCCATGTGGTGCAAAGTGTTCCAAACCACCTTATCAGGGGTGGCAGCCGATTGGTATAAGAAGTTGCCGGCTGGATCGATATTCAGTTTTCGGCAGATACAAAAGGACTTTGTGAGGCGATTCATTAGCAAGGTTGAACGAAAGAAAACATCTGGAGAGCTGATGTCAATCTCACAAAGGCCGAAAGAACCGCTGAGAGAGTACCTTACTCGGTTTAACAACGAATCCATCACCATACCAGATTTACAGCAGGAAATAGCCGTCTTGGCTCTGTTGAGAGGGATGCAAGAATGCGAGTTCAAAAGGTACCTGGGAAGAAAATCATTTACCTCGCTGGGGGAGGCCTTGAGAAAAGCAAATGAGTATATCAGGAGTGATGAGCTGATGCTAATATCACCCATGGGGGGAAATCAGGCAGTACAATCGGCCAGGAAGGATCATGTTCCCATACAGCAACACAATTACCGGAAAGATAACAGTAGAAAGGAGGGCCATCAGCAGAGAGGGGGATATCCGAATAGACAACAGCCGGTAGGGGCTTATCAGGTGTACACTCCCCTGAACACCGCCAGAGCCACCATCTACGCAGTGAATAAATCGGCAGCGTGGAGAAAACCGTTACCGATGGATACCCCaggtaacaataagaacttttgtGCTTTTCATAATGATCATGGTCATTACACGGAGCATTGTAAAGAGCTCAAGGATAACATCGAAGAGCTGGTAAGAAGGGGATACCTATCCCAGTACAGGGTTCGACAGGAAGGCCAGGGAGGAAATAATAGACAGGGGAGTTCGCATAGTCATGCCCCATATACACCTACTCAGCCGGGGTATTCACAGCCCACTGGTAGGATTGAACAGGCACCACCATCCCGGCAAGAAATCCGGTCATTACCGGAAACAAGCAAAGATGGGGCCGATAGGGGAAAAAGACCCACTGTCTGGGTGATCTCTGGAGGGCCCGTGCATGGAGGCACAGTTAGCGGGGCAATAAGAAATCTAGAGGAGCACCGGCACCTGGTGAGTTACCATAGCGCAAGGAAATGGCCGGAACCAACCCCCCTACCGGTCATCACGTTCACTTCGGACGATTGCGGCGGCATAATATATCCCCATGATGACCCGCTGGTACTGGAACTTGAGATAGCAAACTTCCCCGTCAAGAGATGCCTGATTGATGGAGGCAGCTCTGCGAACATCATATTTTGGGAAGCTTTCACTCAGCTGAACATAGATCACGGAGAGTTAGCAAGGGTGAGCTATCCCGTTATCGGATTCTCTGGGGCCAGCGTCTACCCAGAGGGCAGTATCCGTTTACCGGTTCAAGTGGGCAGAGGATCATCAGTCAGGGACTTAATGGTCGACTTTTTGGTGATAAAAGTACCAGCAGCGTATAACGTAATAATTGGTCGACCATTTATTCATAACGCGCAGGCGGTGGTGTCCACGTATCATTTGACCATGATATATCTCTCAAATCTCGAAAGAACAGAAAGGGTACATGGCAGTCAGGAGACTGCCAGATCGTGTTATCTGACAGCGATAAAGGCACCAGGAAGGATGGTGCCGAAAACCAACCTTGCCCGAGAAGCAAACATGCCAACCAAAAGAAAGAGAGGGGATCTGAGCATGGAAAATTTTGATGAAAGGCCTGTCTGCATCCCAAGGCCGGCTGCAGATGGAGAAACTCGGGAAATTGAATTGGTAGAGGGAGTTCCAGAAAGAACGGTACGAATAGGCGCCGATATGGAGGCAGATCAGCAGGTCAATCTTATCGGCCTGTTACGAGAACATGCAGACGTCTTTGCCTTCTCTGCAGATGAAATGCCCGGTATCAGCCCGGACATTATAGTGCATCGTCTGAATGTAGATAAGTCAGTCAGGCCGGTAAAgcaaaagaagagaaatttcTCCAATGAAAAAAATGCtgcaataaaagaagaagtagaaaaattGCTGGAAGCAGGGTTCATAGAAGTTT ggtaTCACCAAGTCAGTTTGTGTAAGGCCGATAGAAAGAAGGCCGCCTTCATCACAGATTCAGGGGTATACAGCTATAAGGCTATGCCGTTTGGGCTGAAGAATGCAGGAGCAACCTACCAGAAGTTGGTGGATAGGGTATTTGCttcccagaaagggaggaacgtAGAGGTATATGTGGATGACTCAATAGTTAAAAGCCGATTGGCCAGCGACCACATCGACGACTTGAGAGAAACTTTCGAAACTCTGAGGAGGTTCAGGATGAAGTTAAATCCCAAGAAATGTGTATTCGGGGTCCGATCAGGAAAGTTCTTGGGTTTTCTAGTAAGCGAAAGGGGAATCGATGCCAATCCAGATAAGGTAGATGCAATTATGAATCTACCAGAACCCGGTTGCATAAAAGACGTGCAAAAGTTAACAGGAAGAATGGCCGCACTGACCCGGTTCATTAGCAAATCAGCAGACAGGTCGTTGCCCTTTTTCAACGTGTTAAAGCAAAACAAGAAATTCAAATGGGGAGAAACAGAAAAAGCAGCTTTTGAGGCA CACACAGTGGCAGCAGTACTGATCATAGAGAAAGATAAAACACAAATACCGGTGTACTTTGTCAGTCACATCCTGCAAGAAGCAGAAACGAGGTACTCCTTGATAGAAAAGTTGGGGTTGGCAGTACTGATTGCAGCCAGAAAGCTGAGACCTTACTTTGATGCACACGGAATCCAAGTCCTCACAAACTACCCACTGGAAAAAGCAATGCAAAAAATGGACACATCAGGTAGACTCCTAAAATGGGCGATTGAACTATCAGAGTTTCACATGGAGTATCGGCCCAGAATGGCTATAAAAGCCCAAGCGCTGTCTGACTTCATAGTCGAAGCATCATACCAGGAGGAGGAAATAAAGGAAGGAAAATGGGAAGTAGCAGTAGACGGCTCTGTCACCAAATCAGGTGCAGGAGCAGGGGTAATAGTTACCTCACCAGAAGGAGATCAGTTCGAATATGCTATTAAGTTCTCTTTCCAGGCGTCAAACAACGAGGCAGAATACGAAGCCGCAATCGCTGGCATACAGATCTGCGCGACAGCTGGTGCTCGTAGGCTCACACTCACAACCGACTCACAGCTGGTAGCAAACCAGTTCTCAGGAGAATATGAAACGAAGGAAGATTCCATGAAACGATACGCCGAAAAGCTTAAGCAGTCAGTGGCATAG
- the LOC130470313 gene encoding uncharacterized protein, which translates to MAGGFKSLDCGRGAALTGRRPRDRNQPFTRVNRSRVDGTTQPAPDKSQQKSPEKDFESAADANIAGQGDDTVANVEPIAQPDLMVVDLMTPTRQNQEQEVNDTDVAGMGQKTPPLMPPTLHTSSGYVRPSQSAGTSSGLNMGVFVRPGEWIEKTPICLSPRKMKYFEVPPGETDEPWNPKIDLLRGESILTDDCKGGGCMGWRALKDLATPRDNPAAEIDAPAAQHMNDMLKACNSAVELVKLYLCYQEQNEDLQKRQADLEKQVNDAKQDLDQKTSELKRVKQRNKELENVANKLEAEETKNKELSEKLLEADEKAKAAYKTGARDGALRFSRSQTYSKRITDSHNGAWFAAHRCGVHGIGLPKEDCEDIEYAFLVEEKHRVPTGWESQIIPEEIIQNADPLTLPPIELKEEDYLDPAILSSSTNQTDHPQG; encoded by the exons ATGGCCGGTGGTTTTAAAAGTTTGGATTGCGGTCGTGGTGCTGCCCTTACTGGCAGGCGTCCTCGTGATCGTAACCAACCCTTCACTCGGGTGAATCGGTCTCGAGTGGACGGTACTACGCAGCCTGCCCCTGACAAGTCTCAGCAGAAGTCTCCTGAGAAGGATTTTGAATCAGCTGCAGATGCGAACATCGCAGGCCAAGGGGATGATACTGTTGCGAATGTTGAGCCGATAGCCCAACCAGACTTGATGGTTGTGGATCTCATGACTCCAACCCGCCAGAATCAAGAGCAAGAGGTAAATGATACTGATGTTGCTGGTATGGGCCAGAAGACTCCTCCTCTCATGCCTCCTACTCTTCATACTTCTTCTGGGTATGTTCGCCCTAGCCAGAGTGCTGGTACCAGCTCTGGTCTAAACATGGGTGTCTTTGTCCGTCCTGGGGAGTGGATTGAGAAGACTCCGATTTGCCTATCCCCTAGGAAGATGAAGTACTTTGAGGTTCCTCCTGGTGAGACTGATGAACCCTGGAACCCTAAAATCGATCTTCTTCGTGGTGAGTCGATACTCACCGACGACTGCAAAGGAGGTGGTTGCATGGGTTGGAGGGCTTTGAAGGATCTGGCTACTCCTCGCGACAATCCTGCTGCTGAGATTGACGCGCCGGCTGCCCAACATATGAATGATATGCTCAAG GCCTGCAACTCTGCAGTGGAGCTTGTGAAGCTGTACCTCTGCTACCAGGAGCAGAATGAAGACCTTCAGAAAAGGCAGGCTGATCTGGAGAAGCAGGTGAATGACGCCAAGCAAGATCTGGACCAAAAAACTTCTGAGCTGAAAAGGGTGAAGCAACGCAACAAAGAGTTGGAGAATGTTGCGAACAAGCTGGAGGCAGAGGAGACCAAGAACAAAGAGCTGTCTGAGAAGTTGCTGGAGGCGGATGAGAAGGCCAAAGCTGCTTACAAGACCGGTGCTCGGGATGGTGCCTTGCGATTTTCTCGGTCCCAGACCTATAGTAAGCGTATCACGGATAGTCATAACGGTGCCTGGTTTGCTGCCCACCGTTGTGGCGTTCATGGTATTGGCCTTCCTAAGGAGGACTGTGAGGATATTGAGTATGCTTTTCTGGTGGAGGAAAAGCACAGGGTACCAACCGGTTGGGAGTCACAGATCATTCCGGAGGAGATCATTCAGAATGCTGATCCCTTGACTCTTCCTCCCATTGAGTTGAAAGAAGAAGATTATCTGGACCCTGCCATCCTATCCTCCAGCACTAACCAGACAGATCATCCACAAGGTTGA